In Trichomycterus rosablanca isolate fTriRos1 chromosome 4, fTriRos1.hap1, whole genome shotgun sequence, one DNA window encodes the following:
- the nat16l gene encoding N-acetyltransferase 16, like: MEAQFVGESNGLTFWVARPQDYDEVMAISHDIYYGNDYLPHRYHIWMTEPDRVVVIGRRDGRLVALESGLVVDGGQTVVVEGLRVCPTERGCGIAGVIQKVTDRYIKQVYPTVTTKRLTRGDMPEPEKISKFTFLARRAVLSLRGNAESFNGFVLGLKAKLETMQNSNGPTTITPSVCVLKDGPQLKALLLEPDLSSRLQLPGGVIMQDWQPLRPIESNLEILKRRDLTWMVDFSSDKSSFMSFHTPLYPIPFNGGSLRLNIDMFGADLSIARRALVCHLEQVAGEIQGTVTVHVYMFQALWEGMSDFCKGDEGVKQCRDYWEQIFLEIAVP; the protein is encoded by the exons ATGGAGGCTCAATTTGTGGGAGAGAGTAATGGTCTAACATTCTGGGTGGCCAGACCACAAGACTATGATGAGGTGATGGCCATATCACATGACATATACTATGGCAATGACTACCTACCACATCGCTATCACATCTGGATGACTGAACCTGATAGAGTGGTCGTAATTGGAAGGAGAGATGGGAGGCTG GTGGCACTGGAATCTGGACTGGTGGTTGATGGGGGTCAAACAGTTGTGGTAGAGGGTTTAAGGGTTTGCCCCACTGAAAGAGGATGTGGCATAGCTGGAGTGATCCAGAAAGTGACTGACCGCTACATTAAACAGGTTTATCCAACTGTAACAACCAAGCGACTGACAAGAGGTGACATGCCAGAACCTGAAAAAATCTCAAAATTTACTTTCCTGGCTCGTCGG GCTGTTCTGTCTTTACGTGGAAATGCTGAGAGTTTTAATGGATTTGTTCTGGGCCTGAAAGCAAAACTTGAGACCATGCAGAATTCAAATGGACCTACTACCATAACCCCCAGTGTCTGTGTTCTGAAGGACGGCCCTCAGCTCAAGGCCCTACTCCTGGAACCTGATCTTTCCTCTAGACTTCAACTTCCAGGAGGAGTCATTATGCAAGACTGGCAGCCTCTGAGGCCAATAGAAAGCAACCTGGAAATTCTAAAAAGACGAGACCTAACTTGGATGGTTGACTTTTCCAGTGACAAATCAAGTTTCATGAGCTTCCACACACCTCTGTACCCTATTCCATTTAATGGGGGCTCCCTGCGACTCAACATTGACATGTTTGGGGCGGATCTGTCTATAGCAAGGAGAGCACTTGTATGTCATTTGGAGCAGGTAGCTGGGGAGATTCAGGGCACTGTTACTGTTCATGTGTACATGTTCCAAGCTTTATGGGAGGGCATGAGCGATTTCTGTAAGGGGGATGAGGGGGTCAAACAATGTAGGGATTACTGGGAGCAAATCTTTCTGGAAATTGCAGTGCCATAG
- the si:ch211-196f2.6 gene encoding immunoglobulin domain-containing protein: protein MPVTKLGLLRQLGALTVGCILSLLFISILFYLCQRCFFRRTRVLEIQQAYITELLTPTETNTEETLEVQHDSSPSGFDPKKLYAKIKEDLHYGRLWKSYQGSKQNATQKCLSRQIYFLLGDSPLSKKDQEDKLTDPDTTSLSLENST from the exons ATGCCGGTCACTAAGCTGGGTTTACTTAGGCAACTTGGAGCATTGACAGTTGGATGCATTCTTTCTCTTCTATTCATCAGCATCCTTTTCTACCTGTGTCAGAGATGTTTCTTTAGAAG gACAAGAGTGCTTGAAATACAGCAGGCATACATCACGGAATTATTAACACCTACAGAG ACTAACACAGAAGAGACACTGGAAGTACAACATGATTCTTCACCCTCTGGCTTCGACCCCAAAAAACTATATGCAAAGATCAAAGAGGATTTGCACTATGGCAGGCTATGGAAATCATACCAAGGAAGTAAACAGAATGCAACACAAAAATGTCTGTCAAGACAGATTTACTTCCTTCTTGGTGACAGCCCTCTATCAAAGAAAGACCAGGAGGACAAactgacagaccctgatacaaCATCATTATCTCTAGAAAATAGCACCtga